Proteins found in one Xenopus laevis strain J_2021 chromosome 1L, Xenopus_laevis_v10.1, whole genome shotgun sequence genomic segment:
- the naa25.L gene encoding N-alpha-acetyltransferase 25, NatB auxiliary subunit, producing MAARGHVQDPNDRRLRPIYDYLDNGNNKMAIQQAEKLLKKHKDLHCAKVLKAIGLQRTGRQEEAFVLAQEVAALEPTDDNSLQALTILYREMHRPELVTKLYEAAVKKIPTSEEYHSHLFMAYARVGEYKKMQQAGMALYKIVPKNPYYFWSVMSLIMQSISAQDENLSKTMFLPLAERMVEKMVKEDKIEAEAEVELYYMILERLGKHKEALEVIRGKLGEKLTSELQSRENKCMAMYKKLNKWPECNALSKRLLLQNSDDWQFYLSYFDSVFYLIDEAWTPPNEGQMSLEGDLDHSIEQAVKFVEEQIEKESNSPRQLRGPHLAKLELIRRLRKRGCNHEYKLGEPEDLMYQYFIKFGDKPCCFTDIKVFVDLLSASQNTSFINRLLGSLPLNHAAESEIALPGDTKALQRHLCVVQIIRLLGIYHEMGKLEKQNAVREMTERYRHGLQFGKSCLKTELQFSDYYCLIGAHMLLDLWSNGEEWAVWHCLTLLEEGLCNSPSNAQFKLLLIRIYCSLGAFEPAMDLYSSLDAKHVQHDTIGYLLTRFAGSLGQYNSASQACNAALRFFHSNQKDTSEYIIQAYKYGAFEKIPEFIAFRNRLNNSLHFAQVRTERMLLDLLLEADISSSLEESIKSMSLSPEEDDIPWKDLRDNRDLTVLFNWDPKDRDISEDHRKLSLEEETIWLRVRSLTLRLVSGLTALSHTPEPKNSQKGTENGVSSKIDIVRALLQQFEASLDAAKTFNERQIKYPFLGPPATRLSGFLRSGACQCQKEALLLVNDIYDLDMSGIDDTCEIQEKIGKKLKSLLEDLQDLFHRCKGDIMDIQGGSCRTSSHIIENLVFFVETISLSLWVSSYFAAVLRPFKSNLQKKKKKKKDSCATPLVFTGFLEYITGLQTLLSNMTDHITGLEISLTALKLEDLSLDNIIFSEDEKKFTKLAVDKVHSSYLHSLQEIGDLLKKRLETFKKFKI from the exons ATGGCGGCGCGGGGCCATGTGCAGGATCCTAACGATCGGCGGCTTAGACCCATCTACG ATTATCTGGACAATGGGAACAACAAGATGGCGATCCAGCAGGCTGAAAAACTTCTCAAAAAGCACAAAGATCTGCACTGTGCCAAG GTCCTTAAGGCTATTGGACTACAAAGGACTGGGAGGCAGGAGGAAGCGTTTGTTCTGGCTCAGGAGGTAGCAGCCTTAGAGCCCACTGATGATAACTCTCTGCAAGCACTCACCATCCTCTACAGGGAAATGCACCGGC CTGAACTGGTCACTAAACTGTATGAGGCAGCTGTAAAAAAGATCCCTACTAGtgaagaatatcactctcatctgTTCATGGCTTATGCCAGAGTGGGAGAATACAAGAAAATGCAGCAG GCAGGGATGGCACTTTATAAAATAGTTCCCAAAAACCCATATTATTTCTGGTCAGTGATGAGTCTAATAATGCAG TCTATTTCAGCTCAAGATGAGAATCtttcaaaaacaatgtttttgccATTGGCTGAAAGAATGGTAGAGAAAATGGTAAAAGAGGACAAAATTGAAGCAGAAGCTGAG GTGGAGCTGTACTACATGATTCTGGAACGTTTGGGGAAACATAAAGAGGCTTTAGAGGTGATCAGAGGAAAACTTGGAG AAAAGTTAACAAGTGAGCTTCAGAGTCGTGAAAACAAATGTATGGCCATGTACAAGAAGCTAAACAAGTGGCCAGAGTGTAATGCTCTCTCCAAAAGGCTGCTACTCCAAAA CTCGGATGACTGGCAGTTCTATCTCTCCTACTTTGACTCAGTCTTTTACCTTATTGATGAAGCCTGGACTCCTCCGAACGAAGGGCAGAT GTCACTGGAAGGAGATTTGGATCATTCCATAGAACAGGCAGTCAAGTTTGTAGAAGAACAGATTGAAAAGGAGTCCAACAGTCCACGCCAGCTCAGAGGCCCACATCTAGCCAAGCTGGAACTTATTCGCCGTTTGAGAAAGAGAGGCTGTAATCATGAATACAAACTGG gagaACCAGAAGATTTGATGTACCAGTATTTCATTAAGTTTGGAGACAAGCCATGCTGCTTCACTGACATTAAAGTCTTTGTGGATCTCCTTTCTGCCAGCCAAAACACAAGT tttataaacCGATTACTGGGATCTTTACCGTTGAACCATGCAGCAGAAAGTGAAATTGCATTGCCTGGGGACACCAAGGCTCTGCAGAGACACCTGTGTGTAGTTCAAATAATCCGTCTGCTTGGCATTTATCATGAAATGGGCAAGCTTGAAAAGCAGAATGCTGTGCGAGAAATGACTGAAAGATACAGACACGGACTGCAGTTTG GAAAATCCTGTTTGAAAACGGAGCTTCAATTCTCAGACTACTACTGTCTCATCGGAGCACATATGCTTCTGGATTTATGGAGTAATG GTGAAGAATGGGCGGTATGGCATTGTTTGACCCTATTAGAAGAAGGACTTTGTAACAGTCCATCTAATGCCCAATTTAAACTACTGCTTATCCGTATCTACTGCTCACTTGGAGCTTTTGAACCCGCTATGGACCTTTATTCCAGCCTTGATGCTAAACACGTTCAGCATGATACAATTGG TTACCTACTGACCCGGTTTGCAGGATCTCTGGGCCAATATAATTCTGCATCCCAAGCTTGCAACGCAGCTCTCAGATTTTTCCACTCCAACCAGAAAGAT ACCTCAGAATATATTATACAAGCTTACAAGTACGGCGCATTTGAGAAAATCCCAGAATTCATTGCTTTCCGAAACAGGCTAAACAATTCTCTACACTTTGCACAAGTTCGCACAGAACGCATGCTATTGGACCTTTTACTTGAAGCTGATAT TTCCAGTAGTCTAGAAGAAAGCATAAAGTCCATGAGTTTGAGCCCAGAGGAGGATGACATTCCATGGAAGGACCTACGGGACAACCGGGACCTAACGGTTCTCTTTAACTGGGATCCAAAGGACAG AGACATTTCAGAAGACCATAGAAAGCTGTCCCTGGAGGAAGAGACTATCTGGCTGCGTGTCCGATCTCTCACTTTACGGTTAGTTAGTGGTCTGACCGCTCTCAGTCACACGCCTGAGCCCAAGAACTCTCAGAAGGGTACAGAAAATGGAGTCTCATCCAAGATTGACATTGTCCGAGCATTGTTACAGCAGTTTGAGGCGTCACTGGATGCTGCCAAGACCTTTAATGAGAGACAGATAAAG TATCCTTTCCTTGGTCCCCCAGCAACACGACTTAGCGGATTCCTGCGTAGCGGAGCCTGTCAGTGCCAGAAAGAGGCTCTTCTACTTGTGAATGATATTTATGATCTGGATATGAGTGGCATAG atgatacATGTGAAATCCAAGAAAAAATAGGGAAGAAATTAAAGTCTTTACTAGAAGATTTACAAG ATCTGTTTCATCGCTGCAAAGGGGACATCATGGACATCCAGGGAGGGAGCTGCCGAACATCCTCCCATATTATAGAGAATTTGGTTTTCTTTGTTGAG aCAATCTCACTTAGTTTATGGGTATCCAGTTATTTTGCTGCTGTCCTGCGGCCGTTTAAGTCaaatctacaaaaaaagaaaaagaagaaaaaagacagCTGTGCTACA CCTCTGGTATTCACTGGTTTCCTGGAGTATATTACTGGTCTGCAAACATTGCTGTCAAATATGACTGATCATATAACAGGGCTGGAAATTTCACTGACTGCACTGAAACTTGAAGATCTTTCATTGGACAATATCATATTTTCAGAG GATGAAAAGAAGTTTACAAAACTGGCAGTAGACAAGGTTCACAGCAGCTACCTTCACTCACTGCAAGAGATCGGGGATCTGCTTAAAAAGAGACTCGAAacattcaaaaaatttaaaatctag